A genomic segment from Legionella micdadei encodes:
- a CDS encoding c-type cytochrome, with product MERSVLLLMLILTFTSISWGQEVLTINIKGHQTIYTPEILLKDPHRVILKQVRLPTYPNQYFDLKAVPLCHLLNINDKNVGSVLKIRASDQYVSYFNLHRIYPCDKTRASMAYIAIEEPDKPWPIVSKIKRSAGPFYLIWQGEKVPQTDWIFGTEMISATDQNPFSTLLPANSTGQEAQGLEVFSSKCGVCHSINTVGNLELGPDLNYPMNPTEYFSEELLRKFIRNPQSVRFLKNDKMFPFTKTLLPEEELDAIIAFLKLMRTHKIKALPKHLIPSNKPIESFNDE from the coding sequence ATGGAACGATCTGTTCTTTTACTTATGCTAATACTCACATTTACTTCCATAAGCTGGGGGCAAGAGGTATTAACGATTAATATCAAGGGGCATCAAACAATTTATACCCCGGAAATTTTATTAAAAGATCCTCATCGCGTAATTCTCAAGCAAGTACGTCTCCCTACCTACCCCAACCAATATTTTGATTTAAAAGCGGTGCCCTTATGTCATTTGCTTAATATCAATGATAAAAACGTCGGCAGTGTTCTGAAAATTCGCGCTTCCGATCAATATGTTTCCTACTTTAATTTACACCGGATTTATCCTTGTGATAAAACAAGGGCTTCAATGGCCTATATTGCTATTGAAGAACCTGATAAACCTTGGCCTATTGTCAGCAAAATTAAACGTTCCGCAGGCCCCTTTTACTTAATTTGGCAAGGAGAAAAAGTACCGCAAACGGACTGGATTTTTGGGACAGAAATGATTAGCGCCACCGACCAAAATCCTTTCTCTACGCTTTTGCCTGCTAACAGTACGGGTCAAGAAGCCCAGGGACTTGAAGTATTTTCCAGCAAATGCGGGGTTTGTCATTCGATTAATACGGTTGGTAATTTAGAATTAGGGCCTGACCTCAATTATCCCATGAACCCAACAGAATATTTTTCCGAGGAATTGCTACGCAAATTTATTCGCAATCCTCAATCAGTTCGCTTTTTGAAAAATGATAAAATGTTTCCCTTCACCAAAACCCTTTTGCCAGAAGAAGAATTAGATGCAATCATCGCTTTTTTGAAGTTAATGCGAACCCATAAGATAAAGGCCTTACCTAAACATTTAATCCCAAGCAATAAACCCATTGAATCATTTAACGATGAATAA